The genomic segment TTCAGAGCACTACCTCCATTAAGTTCTGCCCAGCCACCAAACCCTGTGAAAACCGATGCACCCACTTTAAGGAGGTGGTCTGACCCTCCCAGGGTCAAGCTGTATGACTGCAAGACAGAAATGATGGAGGGAGGTAGCAGGCTTAGAGCCGATGGGCCTTCCAGGAGAGGAAGGAGTTCCAGATAACAGCAACGCACTGGACAACAGCCAACCTGCAATGAAGAGGGACCAGGCAGAAGTTGGCTAACTGCGCAGCAGGCCAGAGGTAGTAGTTGGTGATGAAGGCATCAGGATAATCCCGCTGGAGTTTGGCCCAATTGTCCCGGTAACAGTCCATTCAGTGTCCCTACCAGTGAGAGGAAACAGCCTAGAAAACACGGGgtaaaccccacccccaccccctgatcCAGTAGCAACATCTTTAGTGCATCCACCTTGGTGGCGCGAGGGATGAGCCAGTCCGAAACCTTGTACCAGCCTCCAACTATAGGGCCCACAAAGCCACAGCCCATCAGGGACCCAGGGGTCAAGACCTGTACTTTCCATGGGTGAGCAGTCAGAGCCCTCTGGTATGCTGGACAAAGTGCCATGCTTCCTGGGCAGGAACTCAAACCCTGCAACCattctttaattaaataaaaatgaaaccagagAGAATGTTCCCCAGCCACCAAAGACACGACTCCAGAGCAGTGAGCATCTGTCTCATGTCAGAATCAGGATGCTTCTGTGTTGCTGCCAGGAAGCCTACAGCTTGTGAGGGGAGCTGCTGGCTCTCAGGTCTGCTGTCCCAGCAGAGGACAAGAGGGGAAGGGGTGAAGTAAGGTGAAGGCACAGCCCTCCTGGGAGCTCCAGGGAGCCCTCAGAGAGCTCATGAGCAGGCCCCAGGTCTGCTCAGCCTTGCTTCTTCCTATTAGCAGTGCCCCAGTTTGCAGGCTCTATCAGACATCTTTATTCGGATCAATCAGCAAACACTTAGGGCTTTGTCCCAGTGTTTGCAGAGCACGTGGAGCTCTGGAAGGCAGTGTCACACTGGTGTCTCACTTAAGCTCGGACAGGGGAGGCCTGCCTGCATTGTCTGTTTCATTCACCCAACTGCCCAGAGGCCAAGATGTGGCTCCTTACCTTGTTAGACAATcaagagaacagagaagagaagTTAATTCCCTACAGCAGAGTAGAAATGTGAGTCCACCAGGGACCTAtgggtacagcacagggaactgccctcagtatcttgtaataacttggaagggaaaagaatctggaagagaataGATGAATACATGTAAGTGAGTCACATGTACGTGTGAGTGAGtgtacctgaaactgacacaacactgtaaatcaactacacttcaataaaacaaaaactaagtaagcaaacattttaaaaatgtttaaaataaatttttaaaaagcaatgtggATGCAAATCTTCCAGCATGCATCCAGGACTTATCATCAGAGAAGGTACCATTTAAGTGTCTACTCTGTACTAGGCGTTGTATTAAGCCTTGTATGTGCATTTCATTTCTTATGCAATCTTATGAAGGAAGAGGTATAAGAacccccattttctttctttttttttttgtcttttttttgtccttttagggccacaccggcggcatatggaggttcccaggctaggggtccaatcagagctgtagctgtcagcctacgtcagagccacagcaacgctggatccttaacccactgagggaggccagggatcgaacctgcatcctcatggatactagtcaggttcgttaaccactgaaccacaatgggaactccagaacccccAATTTCTGAGGCAGAGAAATAGCAGCTAAGATTGTGGTGGAAACTTTCACCTGTTTTCCCAGCTCTTCAGGGCCTGAGCCTGATAGAAACCTGGCAGCCTGACCTGAGGGGCTATGCCGTTAACCCTTGTCTTTACCTCCAGGCAGGATGGGTGGAGAGACGGTGCAGGGGGGCTCCTCAGAGAGTTAACGGGTAGGCTCTGCCTAGGAGTTCAGACAGGGATTAGGGGGTTGGGTGTGGGATGAGAGCTCTCCAGGAGGGCTTGGGAGTGGACGAGCCTTATGTGGCAGGTAAGGAAGGGTTCCTGGGCACAGCGAGTTCCCCGGTTGGGTGGAGGGCCTGGCCAGACTGGGCAGGGGGcctgggagggaaggcagggtCGGGCCAGGTGGCAGGAGCCCGGAATACAGTGACAGCTGGGAGGATGCAGATCCCCCTGGGGAGGCAGCAGCCGGCTGAGTACTCGGAAGCAGGCCCTGCTGCCTCGACTCCAGGGGCTTATTTGGCAGTTGAGGGCAGGCCTTCATCTCTGCAAGGACTGTGAAGTCAGCAGGGGCACAGGACGGGGAAGGGGCGCGGCGCTCCTTTCCGCCCCCTCCCACTGCCTTTCCCTTCCAGCTGAGGCCCAGCCGGGGTCAAGGGAATACAAAGGACCATGAACAGTTCTTATTTCCCACAGCGGCCAAGTCACTTCCTGAAACGAAACAAAACCAGTTATCTCTAGCGATCACAGGCTGCACCAGTCCTCTTAACagtcaggggctgggaggaagggaaaggtCCTCCCCAAGAGCCCTCATCTGACGAATGAATTGCCCGTTGGGTTTACCTCTGCACATCTTGAGGAGGGAAGAGCTCCTGGTCCTTAAGGCAATTCCAGGGGCCTGTGAAAATTCAGTTAGACACCCCGCCCAACCCCAGCTGGTTCTGCATCCTCACCAATCTGGCTTCACCACACTGATGGCTTCAGTTTGAAAAGTGCATGTAATTCTCACATACTTATTTAAGTAGCAAATGTTTAGTGCATGTTATTTgtgattggcattttttttttctctctctgttgggccacctcgtggcatatggagttcccgggccaggaatcagatccaagctgcagttgcgatctccaccaaagctgtggcaatgccagatccttaaccccctgtgctggcaGGGGATCTAACGTGCTTCCCAGGGCagcagagacaccgccaatcctgctgtgccacagcaagaacttctCCACTGGCATTTTTATTAGTTGGAATCCATGAATCTCCCTGAGTAGAATAGCGGTTTAAAGggggaacagggagttcccgctgtggctcagcagttaatgaatcccactaggaaccatgaggttgtgggttttgtccctggccttgctcagtgggttaaggatccggtgttgccatgagctgtggtgtgggtcacaggtggcttggatcccgtgttgctctggtgtaggccagtggctacagctcagattagacccctagcctgggaacctccatatgccacaggagcggccctagaaaaggcaaaagaacaaaagaaaagggggggggggaggacaaAATGACAAGTCTCCTGGCGACCTCTTCCCCATCTCTCTGGCCTGGATAGTAAGGAGCAGCCAGAACGTGGAAAATTTGTGTGCTACTGAGGTTTAGTTCTATCGATAGCCTGGAAGGTGCTACCAAGGATTCTGAGCTAGGACGAACACGATCAGCTctgtgttttaggaaaaaaaggaaaagaaaaaaaaattgggggggagtGATTTAGACCAAAGGGAGGAAGCCTACGTAAGGGTCACTGTAATGAGTGATGAGTACGACTCATGCGGGCAAAGTGGGGACGGAGACGCTGGTGGAGAACTCGATGAGCAAGGGTTGCTGGACATGAGGAACCAAGATAGTTTCCATGGTTCGGACTTGGCCAGTAGAGGCATCACAGGTCCTCCAGGAGAAAGGGACTTACCGTTTGGGGACACCAGAGAGCCACTGATGCTGCAGAACGTGGGAAAGATCTTGCCACTGCCTTGAATTTGCCCCCATGGGCTCATTGGTTTGGGAACGTCCCGCTCTCTTTGTGTGGGTTTGCTTGGTTTTCGTCAATCAGGACTCCTAGGACTGAGGGGACCACTGCAGGGATtttctcagaatgtgactgttttCACTCAAGTTCTAACTAAGAGATTACAGCCTCTAACCCtctaagcacacacacacacagtttggGAACCTCTAACTTCCAAGAGCAGGCAGGGGCCCTAGGGAGAGGGGGGGTTCGGTACCACTTCCCGGGGTTGTATCTCAGGTGGGCAGGGCTCCAGGACTGACACTGCTTTCAGGGTCTTCCTGAGGGAAGGAAAGTCCTGTCAGGAGCGCCTGGCTTTTTCAGCATCTCCACTTCCACGGTGAAATCTGGGGATGTTAGAGACAGCCTGAGATATTGGCagaggcgggggggtggggggtgcagtcCACAGCAGGGGCTTGTTCTTCTCTGTAGGGGAAAAAACCCCAGCCCTTTGGGAAGCTGTGCAAATGGTGAGGTTTCAGCAGGACATAGACACGGACACGGTGGGGTTGGGCAGCAGGAAAGGCTTGGAAGAGTTCCCACTGCCCACTGCCCTGGCTTTACAAGTGCCCTGTGAGGGGGACCTGGATGTTTCCTCCCCTCCAGGCCGGGGCAGAGCAAGGACTCtggaggtggctgcagaggccaTGGTGGGAAGTGACGTGACCTCGGGGCAGAAACCTCCTGGAAGCTGACCCTAGGGAACCCAACCCCAGAAGACCCCCCAGCCCGAGGGAGGGGGTGCATCAGTGTGGACACAGCAGGGCTGGGGAGTCACATGGTGACACCAAGTCACCATAAGAGAAGCAGAGCCTTGCCCAGTTCAgagtgtggtgggggtgggggtctcagCTTGTTCAGAGAACCTGCCCTCTGCACCCCTCCCTCTTCACTGTGTGCACCCCCCTCATTAGAGAGATTTTCTGGTGCTGGGAAAGGGAGTGGCTGCTTCTTGGTTAGGGCTAGGGTTAGGATTAGGGTTAGGGAGAGGCGTTTCTGCTGCCTTCAGGAACATGCTTTCCAGAAGGACATCGGcaagtttaaaattttaggaatttCATTTGCTTGAAGTagtaaatggaaaacaaaaacacaggtgGCTCACTGGGGATCCAGAAGAATTCAAAGAACTGGACCCGACCTGGAGCTCTCCTCCTCTCTGAAAGCTGAGCTTGtgatttgtttgttgttgttgttgttattttaatttttgtctttctaggtctgcacctgcggcatatggcagttctcaggctaggggttgaatcggagctacagctgctggcctataccacagccaatacaagaccagatctaagccacgtctgcaacctacactacagcttacagcaacgctggatccttaacccactgatcaaggccagagattgaactcatattctcacagagaccatgttgggcctttaacctgctgagccataacaggaactcctgaaatctgaTTTTGTAGCCAGTGCACCAGGGCCAGGACCAGAGAGTCCATTTTGAGGCTTGCTCATTTGAACAAGAACCAGCTCCCGAGTATGTGGGAGCCTTCGTCTTTCCAGTGGGCATAAGCCCAGTGAAGCAAACCTCCAAGCATCCCAAGCAATGGGAAGGTCCCTTCCCTCTCTGTTCCCTTCCCCTGCAGGAGCCCAGGACTGCCGTCCTCCCCTGCTCTCCAGCACTGCTCCGATCCAGGCCTGTGCCCAGAGATGTAGCGATGCTGGGGCCAGGACAGTGTGGTCAAGGTCAGTGGGCCTCTCTGCTCCCCAGTGTCTGTCTTACAGGCAACGCCCCCCATGCTCTCTCTTCCCATCTTCCCTTGTTTCACAGAAGTGCTCCTTCCCGGTGATCAAGAACCCAAGGAAATCACCTGCTCTTTTGTACCTTTTCCCATATAAATGCGAGGCATGGATGTGGGCAGCAGCTGCTTTCATCCCATTAGGTATTGTGCAAAGTCAATACTATCACCCATATAAAGAGTGAGAGGAAGAGATGTTTATTAAGATAAATGTGTCCCAGGaattcccgtcacggctcagcagtaatgaacccgactagtatccatgaagacatgggtttgatccctggcctcactctgtggattaaggatccggcgttgctgtggctgtgataaaggctggcagctgcagctccgatttgacctttagcctgggaacttccatatgccctgggtggggtcctaaaaaacaaaaaacaaaaaacaaaaaaaaaaagaaagaaagaaagagggagttcccgttgtggctcagtgtcagtggaaacaaatctgactaggacccatgaagattcgggtttaatccctggtctcactcaatgggttaaggatcctgcagtgctgtggccgtggtgtaggccagtaggtgcagctcccattcaacccctagtctagaaacttccatatgccatgggtgcagccctaaaaagcaaaaaaaaaaaaaaaaaaaaaaaagagagagagagaaagatgtgtCCCAGAGGTTGTATCAGTCAGCCTAGGTGAAATTCCTGCTCAGGTTACAAcccacccactccccaccctctgcCATCCAATCTCAGTGGCTTCTAAagatgatgttttatttttatttctcactcagCTTACACATCCTTCACAAGCTGGAGACCCTGGTGGATGGACACAGCTTTACCTGGAGCACTGTGGGTCTCATAGGAGAGGAGGCACGGTGGCCACGGGCTCCCTCAAGGCCTCAGTTTCCAAACCACAAAGGTCACTTCTCCCCCTTTTTCACTGGACAGAGAGAATGTGGACAACACAGTGAGCTACCAAATGCTCTTGCAGGGAGGGAGCGCCACACACCAAATGCCAAGCTTGACATCCACGGGCAGGATGAAGAAAGCTTCCGGAGGGAGGGGCGAAGATTTTGGACAGTAGGCCCCCGATGCCCACAAGCCTCTTCTTTCCATTCTTGCCCATCGTCACCgaccctctgcttcctcctcctacTGCAGCTCGTGTGCAGCCACCCGTCCAGGCCCAGGGCATCACCCCGGGGGCCTGGAGCTTCCCTGTGTCCAGGCTGGTCAGGAAGGGAGGGCGCCTGGCCCTACGTGAGTGGGGTGAGGGGACTCTCCAGATCCCAGAAGATGAGAATACTGGTGCCACTGCCAACATCAGGTAACGTGCTGGCCGCCTACTTAGGGGCTGCCTGAGAATCTCATCATGCTACAGCACATTCAGAGGGCAAATGTTTTCTGGGTTCCAAACTTTTGAGCAGAATATTGCCAGGACACAGGCTATGGGGCCCCCAAACAGCACAGGCAAAGCATGAAGCTCTgaggcactggagttcccattgttgctcagccagttttgaacctgactggtatccatgaggatgtgggtttgacctctggtctcactcagtggtgtaggtcacggacacggctccgatccagcgttgctgtggctgtggtgtaggccattggctagaactccgatttgacccctagcctgggaacttccatatgcctcgggtgcggccctagaaagcaaaaaaaacgAGGCTATGAAGCACAAAGCGTATCTTTAACATAATCTTATATTTggaaaagcagtttttaaaaaaaaaaaaaaaacttgaaaatacaaGATAAAGTAGCAGTGACTTATATAAGTTTTCACCTTATATTGCTTGgccatttttacatataaattattgCTTACTAGCTTTGATAAATACCCAGCACGGTCATATATACAGAAGCGGAAAGCAtgaaaaactgagaaagaaaatactgtgaATGGCGATTCTGGTAATTCCACAAATGTTTCATATTTACCAGCTCTTCTAATGGTGGAAAACTACGAAGTGTAGTCCCTGAGAAGTTAGGTAGACACCCTGATGGTGGGTTTTCTATCTTCTAACTGTTAACGCAAGCGGACAGTGTCACAGCAGTCCTAGTTAATGGTATCTTAAAAGGCGAGAGTCCTTGCCTCCGGTCACTGATTTCATCCCAGTATTTAAGAACAGTGTAGTACGAATACAATAAATAGGCTATGCAAATAAATATTACTCTGCTAAAAAATGTTTAGTATATACAGCTTGGCTTTATACAGTAGTACATTTTCATCTAACtttttggcaatttttaaaaacttttatccCCCTACTAGTTTTAAGCATAACGGCTCACGCATTCGTAAGCAGGCTGAAATTTTAAGGACACGTCTTTGaagcatttaaaagaaatgagaccGCTGCAGTGGACCTGACCTTCCCCATTAGACTGTTTCTGCCTAGTTCCCGAGAGGTGTGTGTTAGTTGCGCCTTTTAGGGACACTTGGGATTTGTGGTGTGATGGTTACAACAACATGGTGCGGCTGGGGTCCTGGGATGGCTCCAGGGATCAAAGGCCACCGGCACCTTCTCTATCACGTGGCCACTTCTCCTGCCTTGAAGGTGCCTGTCCATCATCACATCTTCCTACACACTGGGAGGGGCGGGTCTTTGTCTTCATGCTTCTGAATTGAATGTATACTCCATCCAATTTGCTCGTGGACAGAGGTCTAGGAAAATGAGTTTATTCTAAACAGATACTAGAATAAAGTGAACGCAGGCCATAATATTTATCATGGCAACCACGTGGCAACTGTACAGATTATAACAAAGAGTCAATTTAAAACACTGTAGTCTTTGGAGCATCTGAAAatgtgaatggaaaaaaaaaatttaatttttggaaaggTTCTACTTTTGCCTATATGAACCTGTCCTGTGCTAGCCTCTAAGCAGGGCTGGTGTGGAGGAACAGTGACAAATCCAGAGACCCACAGGGCCATATGAGAGCTGAGCTTCAGCAAAAAGAACCCACTCAGAAGTGCCCAGGCACCCTCGCTGGCGAAGGTGGCAGATGAGAGGGGACTGTTCAGAGTGAAGGGCGATTTTGTGTGATCGTGAAACTCTAACAGAGCTGGAAAGGAGCTCAGACGTCTTCCAGGCCACCCTTCCGGCCTGGACACAACCTATTCTAAACAGGCGTTGGCAGGAATTTGGAGACGGACTGTGGCCCATCCCTGTTGACAGTGACCCTGCTTTTCCCGTGCAGCCTGTTCACTTACACAGACTCATTAGAAAGAGCTTCCTCATGTTGAGCTAAATATGCTTCCCGCAATTCTGCCTTGAATTCTGCAATTTCAGATTTCGGTCCTCTCAGTGCTTCTGAAATTTCTGAGAGCGGCTGCCTGGGAAACTCCTGGAGATAGTGGTTAGATTTCAGGAAGATTCAAAGATTATGATTTTCAGGACACAGGGGATGGAAAAGCCCTTCTAAAGTCAacaaaatccttttctttttgctgcccAGAGAGCCATGTGACCACAGCTGGAGGAAGCATGGACAAGCACCGTCTTCTCCCCAGACTGTTTCCACCTGTACCACACACGGTACCCTGACCAACCCTCGAAATGCACTCAGGCTGGATGTGTGGGATGGACGTGGGGGCTCGTCCGGCCATGTACATATCTCAGTTGCGGTCCAAGCAGCAGGTGCTATGCTGAAATAGTTCACTGGAGCAAGTGAAATTGTTTTAGTTGGAGCAATGCTGATCTAATGTAACAATTTAAACCGTACGACACAGAGACATCAAAAATGGCCTTATATGAGGAGGATGGCCAAATGCTACTCTGTAGCACAGAGAAAAGACCAGAACACCCTCTTGGTGCTGTAAGCCCATGCCATCCTCATtaattgccaagggggagctTTTCCAGTGTTTGAGCCGAGAGAGAAGCCTCTTCTTCCCGATTCTGATGGCTCTGATCTCCAAAAGGTCCCAGTCCATTCCCAGCAGCCCGGGGCATTTCTCTGAGTGGACCAGCTTGGGATGGTGGCTCTCTATAAAGCCCTGTTAATCTTCAGGGCTGGAGACAGAATGAGTCGCTTTCAAAGTCCTACCCCAAATGTGCTCCTGGGGGTTCCTTCCAGTGAT from the Sus scrofa isolate TJ Tabasco breed Duroc chromosome 9, Sscrofa11.1, whole genome shotgun sequence genome contains:
- the LOC100518800 gene encoding LOW QUALITY PROTEIN: protein Mpv17 (The sequence of the model RefSeq protein was modified relative to this genomic sequence to represent the inferred CDS: inserted 2 bases in 1 codon); the encoded protein is MALCPAYQRALTAHPWKVQVLTPGSLMGCGFVGPIVGGWYKVSDWLIPRATKVDALKMLLLDQGVGVGFTPCFLGCFLSLVGTLNGLXYRDNWAKLQRDYPDAFITNYYLWPAAQLANFCLVPLHCRLAVVQCVAVIWNSFLSWKAHRL